A section of the Cyanobium sp. AMD-g genome encodes:
- a CDS encoding inositol monophosphatase family protein, which yields MTSLSPHLLDPRLEALIDRVAERQRADFGHSQPDLKADGSFITACDRWSDATLVAGLAELFPGEGVLSEEGRQQVPATPAYWVVDPLDGTTNFAAGIPYWAISMARFEAGVPVLAILEVPPLRQRIVAIRGQGAWRNGKPIPPPAEQEHNAGCASLCSRSIRVLQKLPHRPFPGKIRLLGVASLNLVSVAMGQTMAALEATPKIWDLAAAWLVLEELGCPLRWLGPTPQGLLAGTDQSQRNFPVLVANRRETLERFMPWADALETKVPPIG from the coding sequence ATGACATCCCTTTCTCCGCACCTGCTCGATCCCCGCCTGGAGGCCCTGATCGATCGGGTGGCTGAGCGTCAACGCGCCGATTTCGGCCACAGCCAGCCCGATCTGAAGGCGGATGGCTCCTTCATCACCGCCTGTGATCGCTGGAGTGACGCCACCCTGGTGGCGGGGCTGGCGGAGTTGTTCCCTGGGGAGGGTGTGCTCAGCGAGGAAGGCCGGCAGCAGGTGCCCGCCACCCCGGCGTACTGGGTGGTGGATCCCCTGGATGGCACCACCAACTTCGCCGCCGGAATCCCCTATTGGGCGATTTCGATGGCCCGCTTCGAGGCCGGAGTACCGGTGCTGGCGATCCTTGAGGTGCCCCCCCTGCGTCAGCGCATTGTGGCCATCCGGGGACAGGGCGCCTGGCGCAACGGAAAGCCCATTCCGCCCCCGGCCGAGCAGGAGCACAACGCCGGCTGTGCCTCCCTCTGCAGCCGATCGATCCGGGTGCTTCAGAAGCTGCCGCACCGTCCGTTCCCCGGCAAGATCCGCCTGTTGGGCGTGGCCAGCCTCAATCTGGTGTCGGTGGCCATGGGCCAGACAATGGCGGCCCTGGAGGCCACACCGAAGATCTGGGACCTGGCAGCGGCCTGGCTGGTGCTGGAGGAACTGGGCTGTCCCCTGCGCTGGCTCGGACCAACGCCACAAGGGCTGCTGGCCGGAACAGACCAGTCGCAGAGGAACTTCCCTGTGTTGGTGGCCAACCGCCGGGAGA
- a CDS encoding BCD family MFS transporter — MSTHPRSGLTLPATVRLGLFQGCLGCLAVIFSGLLNRIMLSELGFPGLLVGGALAFEQFVAPSRVLFGQMSDAHPLASRHRVPYVLIGTAAFCLLAVLSVPLIFRVGRLLQDGSQPGLALGISALCGLFALYGLAISLATTPYLALVIDRTSEQERPRAVSIIWCMLTVGIVIGAVAIGVSLRSLDGVNDPLVLQAALSRFMTIVAAVVMLLTVVATWGMEPPLRERTDGTAVRREDAIGLRQSWTLITSSRQVLIFFSFLILFTLALFLQDPVLESYGAQVFAMPIAATAQLNAFWGVGTLVGLLLAGLWVVPRLGKMATARLGCQLIALSLLLLLVAGLTARIPFLQAVMVLFGLAAGIGTNSALCLMLDLTLPQAAGTFVGVWGLAQALSRAIGKLLGGGLYDIGRSLPLGDGPYGPFALVLGVELLVAVAALVLLARVNVRQFREDTSRSLSQVLELELG, encoded by the coding sequence TTGTCGACCCATCCCCGCTCCGGTCTGACTCTCCCCGCCACCGTGCGCCTCGGACTTTTCCAGGGTTGTCTTGGCTGTCTGGCGGTGATCTTTTCCGGTCTGCTCAACCGGATCATGCTCAGCGAACTTGGCTTTCCAGGCCTGCTGGTGGGAGGCGCCCTGGCCTTTGAGCAATTCGTGGCCCCATCCCGCGTGTTGTTCGGCCAGATGTCCGATGCCCATCCCCTGGCCTCCCGTCACCGGGTTCCCTACGTCCTGATCGGCACGGCGGCGTTCTGCCTGCTGGCGGTGCTCTCGGTGCCCCTGATCTTCCGGGTGGGCCGCCTGCTGCAGGACGGCAGCCAGCCCGGCCTCGCCCTTGGCATCTCGGCCCTCTGCGGTCTGTTCGCCCTCTACGGCCTGGCGATTTCGCTGGCCACCACCCCCTATCTGGCCCTGGTGATCGACCGCACCAGCGAACAGGAGCGGCCCCGGGCGGTGAGCATCATCTGGTGCATGCTCACCGTCGGCATCGTCATCGGCGCGGTGGCCATCGGCGTGAGCCTTCGCTCCCTCGACGGGGTCAACGACCCGCTGGTGCTGCAGGCCGCCCTTTCCCGCTTCATGACCATCGTGGCCGCGGTGGTGATGCTTCTCACCGTGGTGGCCACCTGGGGAATGGAGCCACCGTTGCGTGAGCGCACCGACGGGACGGCAGTCAGGCGGGAGGACGCCATCGGGCTGCGGCAGTCCTGGACCCTGATCACCTCCAGCCGCCAGGTGCTGATCTTCTTTTCGTTTCTGATCCTGTTCACCTTGGCGTTGTTCCTGCAGGATCCCGTGCTGGAGAGTTACGGCGCCCAGGTGTTCGCCATGCCGATTGCCGCCACGGCCCAGCTCAACGCATTCTGGGGTGTCGGCACCCTGGTGGGTCTGCTGCTGGCGGGGCTCTGGGTGGTGCCACGGCTCGGCAAGATGGCCACCGCCCGGCTCGGCTGCCAACTGATTGCCCTGTCCCTGCTGCTGCTGCTCGTGGCGGGTCTGACGGCCAGGATCCCCTTTCTGCAGGCCGTGATGGTGCTGTTCGGGTTGGCGGCCGGCATCGGCACCAACAGCGCCCTCTGCCTGATGCTCGACCTCACCCTGCCCCAGGCCGCCGGCACCTTCGTCGGGGTCTGGGGTCTGGCCCAGGCCCTTTCAAGGGCGATCGGCAAGTTGCTCGGCGGCGGTCTGTACGACATCGGCCGCTCCCTGCCGCTGGGCGATGGTCCCTACGGGCCCTTCGCCCTCGTGCTGGGCGTCGAGTTGCTGGTGGCCGTGGCGGCCTTGGTGTTGCTGGCCCGTGTCAATGTGCGCCAGTTCCGGGAGGACACTTCCCGCAGCCTCAGCCAGGTCCTGGAGCTGGAACTCGGATGA